GCCGAGGCCGATCCGTATCCCGAGCTGCTCGATCGGCTGGCTGCGCGTGAGGGCGGGATACCGCAGAACCTCGTGATGTCGACCGCGCCGATGTCGTCGGCTCTCGACGACGCCGCCGGCCTCCTGACGGTGAGCTCGACCGCCGCGATCGAAGCGGTCGCCCGCGGCATCCCCGTCATCGCCCTCGACACCTTCGGCGTCTCGGACGAGCTCATCAACACGGTGTTCGCGGGGAGCGGTCTGCTCGGCGGCGAAGACGACGTCATCGCGCGGGCGTTCCGGCATCCGCACGACTCGTGGCTGCGCGACAACTACTTCCACGATCCGTCCGACGACGACTGGACCGAGCTCCTCGCGGCACTCGTCGAGCGGCGGCGCACCGGGCTTCTTCCTCTTCGCGGGCCGTTCCAGCGCCGCGGCGGTCGGATCCGCGACGCGTGGGAGCGCAAGCTCGTGCTCGGCCCGATGGACCGCTCGCTCGCGGGCGCCGTCGCGTACGTCGCCGGGGTGCCGCTCCGTGCCGCTGTGCGCGCGGGGCAGCGCGTGCGACGGTGGGCGACGCGCCCCGACACGACCGTGGCCTGACCCGACACCGCGAGCCGACACGCGAGCGGCGAGCCGACACGGGAAGTGCGCACATCGCGCATCGATTCGCGCGCTCTGTGTCGCTGCGGGTCACTCGACCGTGACGAGCACCTTGCCGACGGCGTGGCCCGCATCGATGTGGGCGAGCGCCGCCCCCGCATCGGCGAGCGGCCACGTCCGCTCGACGACCGGCGCGAGGCGACCCGCTGCGACGTCGTCGAGGAGTGTGCGGAGGACATCGGTTTTCGGGGATGCCGCGAGGGAGTGCACCTTCCGGCGCGACCCGATCGACAGGACGGCGGCGCGGAGCATCCGCCCGACGGGTCCGAGCACGCGTCCGCCGTCACCTGACACCATGACGACCGTGCCGCCGTCGCGGACGAGGCGCTGGAGGCTCCGGAGGCGCGCGGCCCCCGCGATGACGACGACGGCGTCGAACGACGAGGACGGAAGCTCGGGCGAGTCGATCGTCACGCGGCGGTAGTCGAACGTGCGGGCGGCGCCGAGTCCCTCGACGAGAGTCCGGCTGCGCGCACCCGTGAGCGCCCACACCTCCGCACCGCGCTGCGCCGCGAGTTGCACGGCGAAGGTGCCGACCCCGCTGGAGGCACCCACGACGAGCACGCGGCCGCCTCGGACGTGTCCGGCGTCGAGCGCCTGGAGCGCCGTCCCTCCCGCGATGGGGAGCGTTGCGGCATCCGTCATCGACACCTCGGCAGGAACGTGCACGAGTCGGTCCGCCGGGGCGACGACGTACTCGGCCAGCCCGCCGCCGGGGAGCTCGCCGACGACGCGGTCGCCGACGGCGAATACCTCGACGCCCGAGCCGACAGCGACGACCGTGCCCGCGACGTCCATGCCCCGACCGGGCCGCTTCGGCGCGCGCAGGCCGAAGAAGAGCCGCACGAGGAGCGGCTCGCCGCGCATGAGGCGCACGTCGCCGGAGTTGAGGGCGGTCGCAGCGACTGCGAGCAGCACCTCACCAGGGGCCGGCGTCGGCACGGGCACCGTCTCGGCAGCGACCGTCTCGGGGCCGCCGTAGCGATGCTGGAGCCACGACGTCATGCGGGCGGGTGGAACGACGGATGCGGACATGTCAGGCCTCCGGGTATTGGAAGACGTCGTCGAGGGGCACCCCGAAGACGCGGGCGATCTGGAAGGCGAGCTCGAGCGTGGGGGAGTATCTGCCGAGCTCGATCGCGATGAGGGTCTGGCGGGTGACGCCGATGCGCCGCGCGAGTTCCGCCTGCGTCAGGCCGCGCGCTTCGCGGAGGGGACGGATGCTGTTGGTGACCTTCGTGGGCTTGACCATCAGGCGAGTCCGCGGCGGTAGGCGACGACGCTCGCGATGCCGCCGACGAAGGCCGACAGCAGGAAGCCGACGAACATCGTGTTGGCGATCCAGAAGAGATCGGCCTCGATGGCGCACAGCACGAGCACGCCGAGGCCGGCGATCACGAGGAACGACTGTCCGACGCGCGCACTCATGCGGGCGATGTCGCGGTCTCGCTGATCCGACTTGCCGACGCCGTCGGGGTCGCGGAGCCCCGCGCCGAGCCCCCACACGATGCTCAACAGGATCGAGGCGACGATGCCGCCCCCGATCGTCCACAGCATGATGGGCCACCAGACGACATCCGTCAGGGGTCCGCCGGCCGCTTCCTGGAGGGTCCAGCTGACGTAGACGATCGCACCGACGACGGTGACGATGAGCTGCACCCAGGCGATGCGTTCCTCATAGACCATGACGACTCCTGATGTATAGAATCTTTGACATTCAGACCGTAGGGCAGTCTCGGTTCCTGTGTCAAGTATTCTTTACATGCCCGGGGTGACCTGCGACGGGATCCCTGGGGACCCGGTATCCGGTTTCCCGACCTCCCCCGTCTTCTGCCAGGCTGTCGTCATGCCTCGCCGTTCCGCCGAGGAGACACGCCGTCTCATCCTCGACAACGCCCTGCAGCTGCTGCTGGAACGCGGAGTCTCTGCCGGCGTCCAGCACATCCGGCTCCAGGAAGTCCTCCGCTCCGTCGGGCTCACCACCGGGGCCGCCTACCGGATATGGGCCGATCAGACCGACTTCCACCGCGACCTCGCGATCGAGATGGTCAAGCTCCGCATCGCTCCGCCCGTCACGAGCGCGTCGACCGCGATCAAGGACGTCCTCGCGGCGGGCGGCACGATGGACGACGTCATCCGCGCAGCCGCCCTCGATCACGTGTCATACGCCGCACGGTTCCACCTCGAGCCCGAATCCCGCCAGTCTCACGCCTTCATCACGGCGCTCGCACTGCGGACAGCCGCCGGCGCATGGCCCGAGCTTCGAGCGGCGAGCATCGAACGGCATCGCGAGTCGGTCGAGGCGTTCGCGCAGATGTACGGCGAACTCCTGCCCCGCTACGGATACCGCCCGCGAAGCCCCTTCACGTACCTCGACTTCGCCGAGGCGATGGCGGCGCTCGGCGAAGGATTCGCCGTGCGCGCGGCGGAGGGACTCGATCATCCCGTGTACACCGTGACCGAGGATGACGAGGGACCCGCCGGCGAATGGACGCTCTTCGGTCTCGCGATCCGCGGCCTCGTGGAGGCGTTCATGATCCGGGACACGCCCCCCGACCACGCGAAGTAATTCCCGTGCGGCCCCAGCCGCGCGGACTGATTCCAGTGCGGCCCCCGGCCGCCCTAAGAGACTCCAGTGCGGCCCCCGGCCGCCCTGCGTAAATCGCGAGGGCGACCGGGGTCGCTGAGCCCCCAGAAATGCGACGCACCGACGAGACCCGAACTCGGCGGCAGCGTCGTCGCCCCCTCGACTATGGTGGCCGCACTGTCCACGCAAATCTAGAAAGATAACTTCTTTCTCTTAAGGCGTCCCGAATGGCGTCCGCCAGCGACCCAGATCGCGCGCTGACCCCGCGAGGCATCCCCTCCCGCCCCGTTCACTCCCACTCACTTGTCTCAAATGGCGGCCTCACCCCGCGCGAGGTCGCCATTCAAGACAAGTGAACCTTCACGCAACGCGGCCGGTCCCGCTCACTTGTCGCAAAAGGCGGCCTCAGCCCGCCGCGGGTCGCCCTTTGAGACAAGTGAACCGAGGAGGGGAGGGAGCGCTTCAGATGACGGACTCCGACCAGGGGTCGGGGTTGCCGAAGCGGTGGGCCGTGATCGTGACGGACTGCTCGCGGAGGAACGGGAGAAGCTCCAGCCGCCCGGCCGTCGTGACCTCGCCCGAGTGGACCGCGATGTCGGGATCGCCGTCCGTCGCCTCGGCAAGCGCACGCTCGAGGTCGGCAACCGATGCGGCGCGGCCCACGAGACGCACGCGTTCGACGGCCGGGTCGGCGGCGCGGATGCGCGCGATCCAGTCGTCGTCACTCTCGACCCACACCGAGACGTCGACCTCCGACAGCGCGCGGCGCACGGCGGGCGGGAGGCCCACGGGTGCCGAGACGTCGAACGGCGCTCCGGCCCGGATCCCCGCGACCACGACGCGAAGGAGCGACTGCCACGTGGCATCCCCCGTCGCCCGGACCGTCACGCCGGGTGCGGGGCGGTAGCGGAAGAGGTTCCGCTCGACCCCGAGGCGCGAGACGTCCTTGACGCGACCGAACTCCCGGTCCCAGGCGATGGCGTCCGAGAGGGCGCCGCGCCGGAGCCACTCGAACGATTCGTAGTCGAGCGAGGGCTGGGCCGACTCGATGACGGCCGTGATGCGCGAGTCGAGGCCGCGCAGGTGCAGTGTCGCCGACGCGGATGCTCCCGCCGACGCGCGCCACGAACCGAGACCCACGAGGTAGTTGGGCCCGCCCGCCTTCGCGCCTCCGCCGACGGAGGAGCGCTTCCAGCCCCCGAACGGCTGGCGCTGCACGATCGCACCCGTGATCCCGCGGTTGACGTAGAGGTTGCCCGCCTCGACACGGTCGAGCCACAGCGCGAGGTCGTCGGGGTCCTGCGTGTAGAGCCCCGCCGTCAGTCCGTAGGCGACGGCGTTCTGCATCCGGATCGCTTCGCTCAACGTCGCGGCGTGCATGATCCCGAGGACCGGACCGAAGAACTCCTCGCGGTGGAAGCGCGAGCCGGCGGCGACGCCCGTGCGGATGCCGGGGGTCCACAAGCGTCCCTCGTACTCGGCTCCGGCGTCGAGGCGCCGCGGCTCGACGAGCCAGCGCTCGCCCTCGTCGAGCGTCGTGAGCGCCCATTCGAGCTTGCCGCGCGGGGGTTCGACGACGGGCCCGACTTCGGAGAGCGGATCCGACGGCAGCCCCACGCGCAGGGAGGCCGTCGCGTCGACGAGCTGCCGCGCGAAACGGCGCGAGCGACCGACGGGCCCGACGAGGATCGCGAGCGACGCCGCGGAGCACTTCTGCCCCGCGTGGCCGAAGGCGCTCTTGATGAGATCGGATGCCGCGAGGTCGAGGTCGGCCGAGGGCATGACGATCATGGCGTTCTTGCCGCTCGTCTCGGCCAGGAGCGGCAGGTCGGGCCGCCACGAGCGGAAGAGCGCCGCGGTCTCCCACGCGCCCGTCAGGATGACGCGATCGACGTCGGCGTGCGAGATGAGCTGCTGTCCGACCGCTCCTTCGTCGATGTCGACGAGCGCGAGCACGTCGCGCGGCACTCCCGCCGCCCAGAGCGCGTCGGCGACGACGGCGGCGCAGCGACGGGCCTGCGGGGCGGGCTTGAAGACGACGCCCGAGCCGGCGGCGAGCGCCGCGAGCACGCCGCCCGCGGGGATCGCGACGGGGAAGTTCCAGGGCGGAGTGACGACGGTCACGCGGTCGGGGACGAACACCGCCCCGCTGACGCTGTCGAGCTCGCGGGCCGTCGCGGCGTAGTAGTTGGCGAAGTCGACGGCCTCGCTCACTTCGACGTC
This genomic stretch from Microbacterium sp. SLBN-146 harbors:
- a CDS encoding NAD(P)-dependent alcohol dehydrogenase; amino-acid sequence: MSASVVPPARMTSWLQHRYGGPETVAAETVPVPTPAPGEVLLAVAATALNSGDVRLMRGEPLLVRLFFGLRAPKRPGRGMDVAGTVVAVGSGVEVFAVGDRVVGELPGGGLAEYVVAPADRLVHVPAEVSMTDAATLPIAGGTALQALDAGHVRGGRVLVVGASSGVGTFAVQLAAQRGAEVWALTGARSRTLVEGLGAARTFDYRRVTIDSPELPSSSFDAVVVIAGAARLRSLQRLVRDGGTVVMVSGDGGRVLGPVGRMLRAAVLSIGSRRKVHSLAASPKTDVLRTLLDDVAAGRLAPVVERTWPLADAGAALAHIDAGHAVGKVLVTVE
- a CDS encoding helix-turn-helix transcriptional regulator, translated to MVKPTKVTNSIRPLREARGLTQAELARRIGVTRQTLIAIELGRYSPTLELAFQIARVFGVPLDDVFQYPEA